The Nostoc sp. UHCC 0926 genome segment GACTATCACACTCCAAGCAACTATCTTTTTATACCTTAACCAATCGCAAGTGTAAGGTAATGTCCCCAAGCCAACATACCATCATCAGCCCCAATATGCGATCGCGTAGCGTGCCGTAGGCATTCGCAACTTCATCGTTTCCATGTCCGCCTCCAGTACAATATCCTCAACAATCAATCCAAACAAAGAGTGCTAGCAATTATTGGGATTGCCGCCTTTTCCCAACACGGGCTGCTAATTTATTAGTTAACTCCAATTGATATTGATTTTTATTGTCCTCGTAAACCAAAATAGTCCTGGGGTCAGCATGACGGCTCAAATGCTGCACTTTCCGGTAGTCTCCTGAAGCCAAATCCAGCGCATCAGTAATCCCCGAATGCCTGATTTTATGGGGAGTCATCCGCTTAGTTATGCCAGCACGTTCACAGGTTTTTCTCACAATGGCGTAGATGCCATCCCCGGTGAGTTGGTGTCCATAATTGTGGAAGTCCAGCGCAATAAACAAAGGATCGCTGGGTTTAATATTTGTACGACAGCCCAGCCAGTCGCTAACCGCCTCTGCAACTTCTGGGTTTAAGTCAATCCTAGTAGAATCATTGCCCTTACCCTTGCCATAAACAATTAAAGTCAAATCGTGGTAATCAAAATCTCCCACCATTAACTTCGCCACCTCCCCGCGCCGCAAAACATTTGCCCAAAGCAGCAGAAATAAAGCATAATCCCGCTTCCCCTTAGTGCAAGTGGTATCAATTACATCAAAAACTTTGTTGTACTCATCAACTACAACACCCCGCGTATCCCTGTACTTAGTGACCTTTAAAGACTCAATGCGGTCGCCATCAAAATAAAACTGACAGTGTTTGAGATTGCGACCCACCTTAATTAAATACTTGAGGGCAGCCAAGTAACGGTTAATAGTTGCCGCCTTCCTACCCTCTGCCACCAAATGATTCTTAAACTTGAGGATTAACCCGTTAGCCGTCTGGTCATCCAACCCCCAGAACTCAGAGACATCCTTTTGGGTTGGTTCCCTTTGCAAAAAATACTCAAAAAATATCCGTATATTGCCAGCATACCCCCGTTGCGTTGTCTTAGCCTTCTGCTGCAACTCCGCCAAAAAATCATTTGACGCTTGCAACTGACTGGCCACAGAAGTAATAGAACTTTCAGTATATGTACTTAACTTATTCATTTTTACCGTTAATGACAATGCGGCTTTTCATTAACGTGTTATATCATTACACACATCACCAACGCAAAATACACTCTTCTCCTTCCATCCCATACACACAAACAGATTTTCCGATTCTGGCAATGACTTGGGTTAATACTTCTTGGCTTCTAAGTGAGTTTAGTAATTATTTTTACTCTAAAGCATCGGCTTTGTGGTCAAGGGTGTCAATCGGCACAGTTATTGATACGACTTTGGCTTTGTTGCGTGCTAAATGTTAGCAAAATTGCTCCAAGAGCGATCGCAAGAGAGCATACTCCAATCAAAAGCTCCACACAGAGAGCATCTAGGTGGAATCTTGATATCAAGGTTGATATCAAATATGAGCTTCACTTAGTTATTACGTGAATAACCACTCTGCATTTACCTTAGTTAAGTATTCAAATAACTTTTGAAAGAGAAAAGTTTAAAAAGTTGATTTTTAAAGAACAACCAAGAAAATTACTAATTATTTAATATTTTTTATTCCATAAAGTGCATACATGAATAAATATTGTGTTAGGGTGTAAAAGTAGTTCAGTATAAATAATATTACTAATGTCTAAAGGTAAAGACCAACACATCGTTCCTCACTCTGAAGGCTGGGCAGTTAAGTCTGAGGGTGCTAGTAAGGCTACTAAAGTATTCGACACCCAGCAAAAAGCCATTGAGAAAGGGCGCGAGATTGCTATTAATCAGCAGTCCGAATTGTTAATACATAACCAAAAAGGACAAATTCGAGAGCGGAACAGCTATGGGAACGATCCGCGATCGTCCAAAGGTTAAAGACTAGTATATTAGCTCAAGATGGACTGTCAGGTGAGTATTTTTCACCTGACATCTACTTTATCTATAG includes the following:
- a CDS encoding tyrosine-type recombinase/integrase — encoded protein: MNKLSTYTESSITSVASQLQASNDFLAELQQKAKTTQRGYAGNIRIFFEYFLQREPTQKDVSEFWGLDDQTANGLILKFKNHLVAEGRKAATINRYLAALKYLIKVGRNLKHCQFYFDGDRIESLKVTKYRDTRGVVVDEYNKVFDVIDTTCTKGKRDYALFLLLWANVLRRGEVAKLMVGDFDYHDLTLIVYGKGKGNDSTRIDLNPEVAEAVSDWLGCRTNIKPSDPLFIALDFHNYGHQLTGDGIYAIVRKTCERAGITKRMTPHKIRHSGITDALDLASGDYRKVQHLSRHADPRTILVYEDNKNQYQLELTNKLAARVGKRRQSQ
- a CDS encoding DUF2188 domain-containing protein, with translation MSKGKDQHIVPHSEGWAVKSEGASKATKVFDTQQKAIEKGREIAINQQSELLIHNQKGQIRERNSYGNDPRSSKG